The following are encoded in a window of Nocardia sp. BMG111209 genomic DNA:
- a CDS encoding metal ABC transporter permease, whose protein sequence is MSILAHPFMVHALVAGTAVAILCGAVGYFLVLRREVFAGDALGHVAYTGGMAALLFGFAPRAGLFVAAVLAGVILGLGSARGGADEEAIGSLFAWVLGLGVLFLYLYTTHRSGGGGHGNANVNVLFGSVFGIGARGAEIAVAVAVLAGLVLLAIARPLLFATIDPAVARAAGVPVRLLGVVFLAVVGATVAEASQLVGAVVVLGLLTAPAATAARLTARPWPAFCLSAVLATVAVWAGIALSWAVPAAPAAFTVTATATGGYLVVVALGRTGLWMSAARRARRAHSG, encoded by the coding sequence GTGAGCATTCTCGCGCACCCCTTCATGGTGCACGCGCTGGTGGCGGGGACCGCGGTGGCGATATTGTGCGGCGCGGTGGGGTATTTCCTGGTGCTGCGGCGGGAGGTGTTCGCCGGTGACGCGCTCGGACACGTCGCCTACACCGGCGGGATGGCCGCGCTGCTGTTCGGATTCGCGCCCCGGGCAGGACTTTTCGTGGCCGCGGTGCTGGCCGGAGTGATACTCGGCCTCGGGTCGGCGCGCGGCGGCGCCGACGAGGAGGCGATCGGTTCGTTGTTCGCCTGGGTCCTCGGCCTGGGCGTGCTGTTCCTCTATCTCTATACGACGCATCGCAGCGGCGGCGGCGGTCACGGCAACGCCAACGTCAACGTGTTGTTCGGCAGCGTCTTCGGCATCGGTGCGCGGGGGGCGGAGATCGCGGTCGCGGTGGCGGTGCTCGCCGGGCTCGTGCTGCTGGCGATCGCGCGGCCGTTGCTGTTCGCGACCATCGATCCCGCGGTGGCCCGCGCGGCCGGGGTGCCGGTGCGGCTGCTGGGCGTGGTGTTCCTGGCGGTAGTGGGCGCGACCGTCGCGGAGGCGTCGCAGTTGGTCGGGGCGGTGGTGGTGCTCGGCCTGCTGACCGCGCCGGCCGCCACCGCGGCCCGGCTGACCGCGCGGCCCTGGCCGGCGTTCTGCCTGTCGGCGGTCCTGGCCACGGTGGCGGTGTGGGCGGGTATCGCCTTGTCCTGGGCCGTTCCGGCCGCACCGGCCGCTTTCACCGTGACGGCGACGGCCACCGGGGGATACCTCGTGGTGGTGGCCCTGGGCCGGACCGGGTTGTGGATGTCGGCTGCGCGCCGCGCGCGACGGGCGCATAGTGGGTAG
- a CDS encoding amidohydrolase family protein has product MTQAMIRSRVPSTELVPIRVVDSDIHPVPAPGQLVEYIPEPLRSKILSHKVGSTIYYDAPDFNHAFAMRVDSFTEDGGFPGSDPDLAFQQAIIEGGSDIGILEPGFGAKRLPEWSQAIGAAHNTWLANHWLDSHNNWHKRWRGSICAATEDIPGAVREIEKWAGHEYMSQILIKAEPRPAWGDPHYDPIWAAAVKHNMPVACHLSRGYYETLPIPPVGVPSYNHDFMVSYSLLANNQVMSLIFDGTFDRFPDLRIVLVEHAFTWILPLMWRMDAIYEARKSWMDIKRKPSEYVKEHIKFTTQPLDYPDDKTELTRAFEWMDCEKILLFSSDYPHWTYDDPRWLVKHLPAHAREAIMFRNGIDTYHLPESVPALPGQTKVW; this is encoded by the coding sequence ATGACGCAGGCAATGATCCGGTCCCGGGTGCCCAGTACCGAACTGGTCCCGATCCGGGTGGTCGACTCGGACATCCATCCGGTGCCCGCACCGGGGCAGCTGGTGGAGTACATCCCCGAGCCGTTGCGGAGCAAGATCCTGTCGCACAAGGTCGGTAGCACGATCTATTACGACGCACCGGATTTCAATCACGCCTTCGCGATGCGGGTCGACTCGTTCACCGAGGACGGCGGATTCCCGGGCAGCGACCCGGATCTCGCCTTCCAGCAGGCGATCATCGAGGGCGGCTCGGACATCGGCATCCTGGAGCCGGGTTTCGGCGCCAAGCGGCTGCCGGAGTGGTCGCAGGCGATCGGCGCCGCGCACAACACCTGGCTGGCCAACCACTGGCTCGACAGCCACAACAACTGGCACAAGCGCTGGCGCGGCTCCATCTGCGCTGCGACGGAAGACATTCCGGGCGCGGTCCGCGAGATCGAGAAGTGGGCCGGCCACGAGTACATGTCGCAGATCCTGATCAAGGCCGAGCCGCGTCCGGCGTGGGGCGACCCGCACTACGACCCGATCTGGGCCGCCGCGGTGAAGCACAACATGCCGGTGGCCTGCCACCTGTCCCGTGGCTACTACGAGACGCTGCCGATCCCGCCGGTCGGTGTGCCCTCGTACAACCACGATTTCATGGTCAGCTACTCGCTGCTGGCGAACAACCAGGTGATGAGCCTGATCTTCGACGGCACCTTCGACCGGTTCCCGGATCTGCGAATCGTGTTGGTAGAGCACGCTTTCACCTGGATCCTGCCGCTGATGTGGCGGATGGACGCGATCTACGAGGCCCGCAAGTCCTGGATGGACATCAAGCGCAAGCCGTCGGAGTACGTCAAGGAACACATCAAGTTCACCACCCAGCCGCTGGACTACCCGGACGACAAGACCGAGTTGACCCGCGCGTTCGAGTGGATGGACTGCGAGAAGATCCTGCTGTTCTCCTCGGACTACCCGCACTGGACCTACGACGATCCGCGCTGGCTGGTGAAGCATCTGCCGGCCCACGCGCGCGAGGCGATCATGTTCCGCAACGGGATCGACACCTACCATCTGCCCGAGTCGGTTCCGGCGCTGCCGGGGCAGACCAAGGTCTGGTGA
- a CDS encoding metal ABC transporter ATP-binding protein, whose product MRSAQTHAAPAGATVPAAGSGGPPVIRLRDLAAARGGRRIWSDVTLEVRPGEFVAVLGPNGAGKSTLLDVLLGLVPAAAGRVEVLGDRPGRRNARIGYLPQRRAFDAAVRLRGSDVVRLGLDGSRWGTPIPVLSRMLFPQRTRARRQRLREVLARVGASGYADRPIGRCSGGEQQRLLIAQALIRRPALLLLDEPLDSLDLPGQAGIIDLIRDLCRTDGVAVLMVAHDVNPLLPHLDRVVYLAGGTAASGTPAEVITAPRLTALHGIPIEVLRDSAGRAVVVGRPGTPAGPAEPDPGAAR is encoded by the coding sequence ATGAGGAGCGCGCAGACCCACGCGGCGCCCGCCGGAGCGACCGTGCCGGCGGCCGGTTCCGGCGGTCCGCCCGTCATCCGGCTGCGCGATCTGGCGGCGGCGCGCGGCGGCCGCCGGATCTGGTCGGATGTCACGCTCGAGGTCCGGCCCGGTGAGTTCGTCGCGGTGCTCGGCCCCAACGGCGCCGGCAAATCCACCCTGCTCGATGTGCTGCTCGGTCTCGTGCCGGCGGCCGCGGGCAGGGTGGAGGTGCTCGGCGACCGGCCCGGCCGGCGCAACGCGCGGATCGGATATCTGCCGCAGCGCCGCGCCTTCGACGCCGCGGTCCGGCTGCGCGGCAGCGATGTGGTCCGGCTCGGTCTCGACGGATCACGCTGGGGCACACCGATTCCCGTGCTCTCCCGGATGCTGTTCCCGCAGCGGACGCGGGCCCGGCGGCAGCGGCTGCGCGAGGTGCTGGCCCGGGTCGGGGCGAGCGGCTACGCCGATCGGCCGATCGGCCGGTGCTCCGGCGGCGAACAACAACGCCTGCTGATCGCTCAGGCGCTGATCCGCCGCCCCGCGCTGCTGCTGCTCGACGAGCCGCTGGACAGCCTCGACCTGCCCGGCCAGGCGGGCATCATCGACCTGATCCGCGATCTGTGCCGGACCGACGGGGTCGCGGTGCTGATGGTCGCGCACGACGTGAATCCGCTGCTGCCGCACCTGGATCGGGTCGTCTACCTGGCGGGCGGCACGGCGGCGTCGGGAACCCCCGCCGAAGTGATCACCGCGCCGCGGCTGACCGCGCTGCACGGCATCCCGATCGAGGTGTTGCGTGACTCGGCCGGGCGGGCGGTGGTGGTCGGCCGGCCCGGGACCCCGGCCGGCCCCGCCGAGCCGGATCCGGGGGCGGCGCGATGA
- a CDS encoding metal ABC transporter solute-binding protein, Zn/Mn family has translation MPSAANGLAVVATIDAWGGIAARLGGDKVHETSIISDPGVDPHDYEPSPADARAVAGAKVVIANGIGYDAWADKLLAADPGRDRIDVNIGTQLGVPADGNPHQWYSPASVATVVDLITATYKRADPADAGYFDQQHDRFLAADLAGYRSLVTEIRQKYAGTPVGASESIVEPLAQALGLNLVTPPAFLKAISEGTDPPPADKAAIDAQIAAGALKVYIYNSQNSTPDVQAQVDAAKRQGIEVTTVTETPAPAGAAFRDWQTGQLQALADALHRATGR, from the coding sequence ATGCCTTCCGCCGCTAACGGATTGGCGGTGGTCGCCACCATCGACGCGTGGGGTGGCATCGCCGCCCGGCTCGGTGGCGACAAGGTGCACGAGACGAGCATCATCAGCGATCCGGGCGTCGATCCGCACGATTACGAGCCGTCCCCGGCCGACGCGCGCGCCGTGGCCGGCGCGAAGGTGGTGATCGCCAACGGCATCGGATACGACGCCTGGGCGGACAAACTGCTCGCCGCCGACCCGGGCCGGGACCGCATCGACGTGAACATCGGCACGCAGCTCGGCGTTCCGGCCGACGGCAATCCGCACCAGTGGTACTCGCCCGCCTCGGTCGCGACGGTCGTCGATCTGATCACCGCGACCTACAAGCGGGCCGATCCGGCCGACGCCGGCTACTTCGACCAGCAGCACGACCGATTCCTGGCCGCCGACCTGGCGGGATATCGGAGCCTGGTCACGGAGATCCGGCAGAAGTACGCGGGTACCCCGGTGGGCGCCAGCGAATCCATCGTCGAACCGCTGGCCCAGGCGCTGGGGCTGAATCTCGTGACACCCCCGGCCTTCCTGAAGGCGATCAGCGAGGGCACCGATCCGCCGCCGGCCGACAAGGCCGCCATCGACGCGCAGATCGCCGCCGGGGCGCTGAAGGTCTACATATACAACAGCCAGAACAGCACCCCGGACGTACAGGCCCAGGTCGACGCGGCGAAGCGGCAGGGGATCGAGGTCACGACGGTCACCGAGACCCCGGCCCCCGCCGGCGCCGCCTTCCGGGACTGGCAGACCGGGCAGTTGCAGGCGCTCGCCGACGCGCTGCACCGGGCGACCGGCCGCTAG
- a CDS encoding amidohydrolase family protein, producing MLDLPDGTRIPLIDASVHIFFRSNRDFRSALREPYRSRGIPDVEMDWYGAPGGEYAPGTEGPNGEYPGSEPDVVGEHLFLERGVDVAVLHPMTRGVLPDRHLTSAILAAHNEMMVSRWLESGRYAERFRGTIRVCPDDISGAIREIRRWQGNPQIVQIGIPLQSRELYGKPQFWPLWEAAEEAGLPVAVHIETGSGVENPPTPSGHPRTYEQYASFMALNYIYHLMNMIAEGVFERFPRLRWVWADGAADMLTPFMWRMDTFGRPHLEQTPWAPQMPSAYLPEHVYFVQGAMDGPGDVEYAGEWFGFTGKENMVMFGSSYPHWQLDETVKVPSALSGEQREKLLWRNAAGLYGIDIDTTITTAGVR from the coding sequence TTGCTGGATTTGCCTGACGGCACCCGCATTCCGTTGATCGATGCGAGTGTGCACATCTTCTTCCGTTCGAACCGGGACTTCCGGAGCGCGCTGCGCGAGCCGTACCGGTCCCGGGGCATCCCGGACGTGGAGATGGACTGGTACGGCGCGCCGGGCGGGGAGTACGCACCGGGCACCGAAGGGCCGAACGGGGAGTATCCGGGCTCGGAACCGGATGTGGTGGGTGAACACCTGTTCCTGGAGCGGGGTGTGGATGTGGCGGTGCTGCATCCGATGACCCGCGGCGTCCTGCCCGACCGGCATCTCACCTCGGCGATTCTGGCGGCGCACAACGAGATGATGGTCTCGCGCTGGCTGGAGTCCGGCCGGTACGCGGAGCGGTTCCGCGGCACCATCCGGGTGTGCCCCGACGACATCTCCGGCGCGATCCGGGAGATCCGCCGCTGGCAGGGTAATCCGCAGATCGTGCAGATCGGGATTCCGTTGCAGTCGCGCGAGTTGTACGGCAAGCCGCAGTTCTGGCCGCTGTGGGAGGCCGCCGAGGAGGCGGGCCTGCCGGTGGCGGTGCACATCGAGACGGGCAGCGGCGTGGAGAACCCGCCGACGCCGTCCGGACACCCGCGCACCTATGAGCAGTACGCGTCGTTCATGGCGTTGAACTACATCTACCACCTGATGAACATGATCGCGGAGGGCGTCTTCGAGCGCTTCCCGCGGCTGCGGTGGGTGTGGGCCGACGGCGCCGCGGACATGCTGACCCCGTTCATGTGGCGGATGGACACCTTCGGCCGCCCGCATCTGGAGCAGACCCCGTGGGCGCCGCAGATGCCGAGCGCCTACCTGCCCGAGCACGTCTACTTCGTGCAGGGTGCGATGGACGGCCCCGGCGACGTCGAATACGCCGGGGAGTGGTTCGGTTTCACCGGCAAGGAGAACATGGTCATGTTCGGGTCGAGTTACCCGCACTGGCAGCTGGACGAGACGGTGAAGGTGCCGTCGGCCCTGTCCGGCGAGCAGCGGGAGAAGCTGTTGTGGCGCAACGCCGCCGGTCTCTACGGCATCGACATCGACACCACCATCACCACCGCCGGGGTGCGGTGA
- a CDS encoding aldehyde dehydrogenase family protein, with amino-acid sequence MPATTGVTKRLLIDGQLVDAAQSYPSINPATGEIFGYAPDAGLAEAEAAIAAARKAFDTTDWATNVELRARCLDQLHRALSDNVEQLRDLTVGDVGATRMSTSGPQLETPIEIVRYYADLLPGYSFSEDRGTIEVRGANHLRWVEKEAAGVVAAIIAYNYPTQLALAKLAPALAAGCTVVLKAAPDTPLITLGIAELIAEHTDIPPGVVNVLSSTSVEVGELMTTHPDVDMVTFTGSTPVGKKIMAAASGTLKRVFLELGGKSAAVVLDDADFDMVAMMSAFAGCSHAGQGCAITTRILVPASKHDEIVDKIAAMLGNVSVGDPEDPTKYMGPLVSARQRDKVAGMVDRAVAAGAKLVCGGEKVDPGFFYTPTLLTNVDPDSEIAQEEVFGPVLVVLTYEDDDDAVRIANNSAYGLSGAVYGNEERALAIARKVRTGTLSVNGGMYFAPDVPFGGYKQSGLGREMGPEGLEEFLQRKTIAKPVA; translated from the coding sequence ATGCCAGCGACAACGGGCGTCACGAAGCGACTGCTCATCGACGGCCAGCTGGTCGACGCGGCGCAGTCGTACCCATCGATCAACCCGGCCACCGGCGAGATCTTCGGTTATGCCCCGGATGCCGGGCTCGCCGAGGCGGAGGCCGCGATCGCAGCCGCCCGCAAGGCGTTCGACACCACCGATTGGGCCACCAACGTCGAGCTGCGGGCCCGCTGCCTCGATCAGTTGCACCGAGCCCTGTCCGACAACGTGGAACAGTTGCGCGATCTGACGGTCGGCGATGTGGGCGCGACCCGCATGTCCACCTCCGGCCCGCAGCTGGAGACGCCGATCGAGATCGTGCGGTACTACGCCGATCTGCTGCCCGGCTACTCGTTCAGCGAGGACCGCGGCACCATCGAGGTGCGCGGCGCCAACCACCTGCGCTGGGTGGAGAAGGAAGCCGCGGGCGTGGTCGCGGCGATCATCGCCTACAACTACCCCACTCAGCTGGCGCTGGCGAAGCTCGCCCCCGCGCTCGCCGCCGGCTGCACCGTGGTGCTGAAGGCCGCGCCCGACACCCCGCTGATCACCCTCGGCATCGCCGAACTGATCGCGGAGCACACCGACATCCCGCCGGGCGTGGTGAACGTGCTGTCCTCGACCAGCGTCGAGGTCGGCGAGCTGATGACCACGCATCCGGACGTCGACATGGTCACCTTCACCGGCTCCACCCCGGTGGGCAAGAAGATCATGGCCGCCGCCAGCGGCACCCTGAAGCGGGTCTTCCTGGAGCTCGGCGGCAAGTCCGCCGCGGTGGTCCTGGACGACGCCGATTTCGACATGGTCGCGATGATGTCGGCCTTCGCCGGATGCAGCCACGCCGGTCAGGGTTGTGCGATCACCACCCGCATCCTGGTCCCGGCGAGCAAGCACGACGAGATCGTCGACAAGATCGCGGCGATGCTCGGCAACGTGAGCGTCGGCGACCCCGAGGATCCGACCAAGTACATGGGTCCGCTGGTCAGCGCGCGGCAGCGGGACAAGGTCGCGGGCATGGTCGATCGGGCCGTCGCGGCGGGTGCGAAGCTGGTGTGCGGCGGGGAGAAGGTCGATCCCGGCTTCTTCTACACCCCGACCCTGCTCACCAACGTCGATCCCGACTCCGAGATCGCACAGGAGGAGGTGTTCGGTCCGGTCCTGGTCGTGCTCACCTACGAGGACGACGACGACGCGGTCCGCATCGCCAACAACTCCGCCTACGGCCTGTCCGGCGCGGTCTACGGCAACGAGGAACGCGCCCTGGCGATCGCCCGCAAGGTCCGCACCGGCACCCTCAGCGTCAACGGCGGCATGTACTTCGCCCCCGACGTCCCGTTCGGCGGCTACAAGCAGTCCGGACTCGGCCGCGAGATGGGCCCCGAGGGGCTGGAGGAATTCCTCCAGCGCAAGACCATCGCCAAACCCGTTGCCTGA
- a CDS encoding dynamin family protein, with translation MSAPALVGKVTDATATMTEILTDLQSVTDTVGRTDLSRRLAAAQRRIGDDRLRIVVTGESRAGLSSIVNALVAADVAPVGQHSPQAAVIEHGDRVTRTPARRDGLVAVTAPADLLAAGVVLVDTPGLSGPESRTAAATLDLAPTADAVLFVADAAHELTPADIRYLKQLQAACAVVACVINKIDANPRWSDVQRANRKLLTEAGLDLPLLPVSAESHRTGHRGNDNGKIVESGIPQLVGYIREHLLARAALLARESVINDVRVVSDQVTLALNSEVTRLQDPQRDLVARTHLEQARQAALALRKRTSNWPYALGDGVTELNVAVEHDLRNRLRALIREAEHEIAKGDPSKRWAQFNTWVDDRINAEVTDNFLLAQRLSVELAGTVAARFADEERNSVPRIRVSDTHDVLNSYGQLEELESAKGSITQRAVSALRGSYSGVLMIGVATTLAGLALVNPWSIAAGLLLGGHTVWEDLKNVKARRQLEAKIAVGKLMDEVSFQVGKESKQRLREVQRSLRDHFTEVAEQRATAADAAIADAARAVDRHEDDRRDRVSAVAADLERLQRIRMRAAHLADVAAA, from the coding sequence GTGAGCGCCCCTGCACTGGTCGGCAAAGTGACCGACGCAACTGCAACGATGACCGAAATCCTCACCGATCTGCAATCGGTGACCGACACCGTCGGCCGCACCGACCTGTCGCGGCGGCTCGCCGCGGCCCAGCGCCGCATCGGCGACGACCGGCTGCGCATCGTCGTGACCGGTGAATCCCGGGCGGGGCTCAGCTCCATCGTCAACGCCCTGGTCGCCGCGGACGTCGCACCGGTCGGCCAGCACAGCCCGCAGGCCGCCGTGATCGAACACGGCGACCGGGTGACCCGCACCCCCGCCCGCCGCGACGGTCTGGTGGCCGTGACGGCCCCGGCCGACCTGCTGGCCGCCGGCGTGGTCCTGGTCGACACACCCGGCCTGAGCGGGCCCGAATCCCGCACCGCGGCAGCCACTCTGGATCTGGCGCCGACCGCCGACGCGGTCCTGTTCGTGGCCGACGCGGCACACGAGCTGACCCCCGCGGACATCCGCTACCTCAAGCAGTTGCAGGCCGCCTGCGCGGTGGTCGCCTGCGTGATCAACAAGATCGACGCCAATCCGCGCTGGTCCGATGTGCAGCGGGCGAACCGCAAACTGCTCACCGAGGCCGGACTGGATCTGCCGCTGCTGCCGGTGTCGGCCGAATCGCACCGGACCGGCCACCGCGGCAACGACAACGGGAAGATCGTCGAGTCGGGCATCCCCCAGCTGGTCGGATACATCCGCGAACATCTGCTGGCCCGCGCGGCGCTGCTGGCCCGCGAGTCGGTCATCAACGACGTCCGGGTGGTGTCCGATCAGGTGACGCTGGCCCTGAATTCGGAGGTGACCCGGCTGCAGGACCCGCAGCGGGATCTGGTGGCGCGCACCCATCTCGAGCAGGCCCGGCAGGCCGCTCTGGCGTTGCGCAAGCGCACCTCGAACTGGCCGTACGCCCTGGGCGACGGGGTCACCGAGCTGAACGTGGCCGTCGAGCACGACCTGCGCAATCGGCTGCGGGCCCTGATCCGCGAGGCGGAACACGAGATCGCCAAGGGTGATCCGAGCAAGCGCTGGGCGCAGTTCAACACCTGGGTCGACGATCGCATCAACGCCGAGGTGACCGACAACTTCCTGCTCGCCCAACGTCTCTCGGTCGAGCTCGCGGGCACGGTGGCGGCCCGGTTCGCGGACGAGGAGCGGAATTCGGTGCCGCGCATCCGCGTTTCCGACACCCACGACGTACTGAACAGCTACGGGCAGCTCGAGGAGCTGGAGAGCGCCAAGGGTTCGATCACCCAGCGGGCGGTCAGCGCGCTGCGCGGCTCCTACAGCGGCGTGCTGATGATCGGCGTGGCCACCACCCTGGCCGGCCTGGCGCTGGTCAACCCGTGGTCGATCGCGGCCGGTCTGCTGCTGGGCGGGCACACGGTCTGGGAAGACCTGAAGAACGTGAAGGCCCGGCGGCAGCTGGAGGCGAAGATCGCCGTCGGCAAGCTGATGGACGAGGTCTCCTTCCAGGTCGGCAAGGAGTCCAAGCAGCGGCTGCGCGAGGTACAGCGCTCGCTGCGTGACCATTTCACCGAGGTGGCCGAGCAGCGGGCGACCGCGGCGGACGCCGCGATCGCCGATGCCGCGCGCGCGGTCGACCGGCACGAGGACGACCGCCGCGACCGGGTCAGCGCGGTGGCCGCCGATCTGGAACGGCTGCAGCGGATCCGGATGCGGGCCGCACATCTGGCCGACGTGGCGGCCGCATAA
- a CDS encoding metal ABC transporter permease codes for MTPHLYWNPWLDLRQMLSYPFMVNAFRAGTIVAVVAGAVGWVMVLRREAFAGHTLAVLGFPGAAAATWLGIASGYGSFASCATAALVIGALPAATRARGSGEQSAVIGTVQAFALAAGMLFVSLYHGFLSGLTNLLFGTIAGVTTGQVLLLLAAGTVCLLVLLLSGRPLLWSSIDPKAAAVQGIPTRVMTSGFLVLLGIAAAGAGQVTGALLVFALLVAPPAAAHRLTTRPGPGIACSVAIALTVTWLGLSCAFFSSYPIGFWVSTFAFTAHLASTGLAACRDRRGGQRPGPPGPLREKPSLPATSTSPDAAAASAPRRGREGSPPRAAAVATLPDATATATGDGDGETKVVAA; via the coding sequence ATGACCCCGCACCTGTACTGGAATCCGTGGCTGGATCTGCGGCAGATGCTGTCGTATCCGTTCATGGTCAACGCATTTCGCGCGGGCACCATCGTCGCGGTGGTGGCCGGCGCGGTGGGCTGGGTGATGGTGCTGCGCCGCGAGGCCTTCGCCGGGCACACCCTGGCGGTCCTCGGCTTCCCCGGCGCGGCCGCCGCCACCTGGCTCGGAATCGCCTCCGGCTACGGCAGTTTCGCCTCCTGCGCGACCGCCGCCCTGGTGATCGGCGCGCTGCCCGCCGCGACCCGGGCCCGCGGTTCCGGGGAACAGTCGGCGGTCATCGGCACCGTACAGGCCTTCGCGCTGGCGGCCGGAATGCTGTTCGTGAGCCTGTACCACGGCTTCCTCTCCGGCCTGACCAATCTGCTGTTCGGCACCATCGCCGGCGTCACCACCGGTCAGGTGCTGCTCCTGCTCGCCGCCGGCACCGTCTGCCTGCTGGTGCTCCTGCTGTCGGGCCGTCCGCTGCTGTGGTCCTCGATCGACCCGAAAGCCGCTGCCGTGCAAGGAATTCCGACGCGCGTCATGACGTCCGGATTCCTGGTGCTGCTCGGTATCGCCGCCGCCGGCGCGGGCCAGGTCACCGGCGCCCTACTGGTGTTCGCGCTGTTGGTCGCCCCACCGGCGGCGGCCCACCGCCTCACCACCCGCCCCGGCCCCGGCATCGCCTGCTCCGTCGCGATCGCGCTGACCGTCACCTGGCTGGGACTGTCCTGCGCCTTCTTCTCCTCCTATCCGATCGGATTCTGGGTCAGCACATTCGCCTTCACCGCCCACCTGGCAAGCACCGGACTCGCCGCCTGCCGCGATCGCCGCGGCGGACAGCGCCCCGGCCCGCCCGGCCCGCTACGTGAAAAGCCTTCCCTCCCTGCCACGTCCACCTCGCCGGACGCGGCCGCAGCATCGGCGCCGCGGCGTGGACGTGAGGGGTCCCCGCCGCGCGCCGCTGCTGTCGCCACCCTCCCCGATGCCACCGCCACCGCCACCGGCGACGGCGACGGCGAGACGAAAGTGGTTGCCGCGTGA
- a CDS encoding Rieske 2Fe-2S domain-containing protein — MTGLAEEALHDKASEPRLAQGREHVVAKVDEIAPGTHKLVPIGRHGVGVYNVNGTFYAIANYCPHEGGPLCSGRARGRTVVDENAPGDAVEVRDQEYIYCPWHQWGFELSTGTTAVKPEWSIRTYPVRVVGDEVLVTA; from the coding sequence GTGACGGGCTTGGCCGAGGAAGCACTGCACGACAAGGCATCCGAGCCCCGCTTGGCGCAGGGCCGGGAGCATGTGGTGGCCAAGGTGGACGAAATCGCCCCCGGCACCCACAAACTCGTGCCGATCGGTCGCCACGGCGTCGGTGTCTACAACGTGAACGGCACCTTCTACGCCATCGCCAACTACTGCCCGCACGAGGGTGGTCCGCTGTGTTCCGGTCGCGCCCGCGGCCGGACCGTGGTGGACGAGAACGCCCCCGGCGACGCGGTGGAAGTGCGCGACCAGGAGTACATCTACTGCCCGTGGCACCAGTGGGGTTTCGAACTCTCCACCGGCACCACCGCGGTGAAGCCGGAGTGGAGCATCCGCACCTATCCGGTCCGGGTCGTCGGCGACGAGGTTCTGGTCACCGCCTGA